AATTGATTTGATTAATTAGTGATTGTTCGTTTGGGTTTGACCAGGTGATTGCCTGACATTTGGACAGCCCGTATAGATGAGATGACAAATAGAAAGCGTTGTGGATGAGAAGTATACTATTAGGATTTAGCCTACCATGAGTGGCGATTATGTAGTATTTGCGTATTATATGCAAACCAATTTTATGGGGATGCTTGTTAGTCTGTATGAAGAATTTCCCGACGGTGAAGTTTTTATATGTTTAGTGTACTGTGTGCATTGATTATTGTGTTTTACTTGGTAATAAGTGTAGGTATAGCTAGTTAATTATTCTCTCTGTATTTCAATTTATCTTGTTATATTTGTTCTACTTCTCTCTTTAATTATTGGTGTCCGCTTGCATGCATCATTTATCACTATTTTTGTGTAACTGTATTCTCGCAAATGAGTTCACTTTTAACTTTTCAGACGATCGGTTACTCCACGACGTAATGGACGGCGTTCTCGTTCTTTCTCGTCTGGTCGTGACAGGCGGTCACCACGTAGAATGAACGATCGATATCGTCTTCCTTCTTCTCCCCGACATTATAGTCGGTCGTTATCAAGAGAACGACGTTGACTGCTGACGCTTATTTAActtgttcattgtttttattggtttatacatatatatcatgaaTCTATCATCTAACTAAGCCTTTTGCTTTTCTTATCAGCTAATATCCTGCCGATATGGATTGCCTGTATGCTATGCTGATACATGGGAGATTGCTGTTGTTCGCAGTGTCAGGCGAGACAGTTTTGATCAGTTAGCTGTTTGCAGATTTTTAACTCGGAGTTTAGCTGTTAATCTGGAAACATAGTTGTGCTGGTGTGCAGTTAAATCTTTCCGGCAAAGCGGCTGTCTGATGGTGAGACTAGCAGGTTTTGCTGTGGTGCTGTAGCTGTTCACACATTGTGTTATGGGGATTAGTCGGTGTAGGTCTAAAGGTTGCTCTACAGAGTAACCAAGATAGCCAATTCTCAAAGCGTGAACAGAATTTGCTTGCGGACATTTGGCGTTGACAACCAAGGTTGTTCATGCTGGTGGGTGTGTGAGCTGTGGGGGTGGTTACATGACTGCAGCAGGATTGCCGAAAAGTGGTGGTTCTAACCCCGTTCTTCGGGCCTAGATTCTGGTTATCCTGATGCGTACGGTAAGCCACTGGAGTAATTGATAAAACATTTTCCAAAATATATAACAGATAACCGTATTATGAAGTGTCCGAAGAATTTGCGCCTTCGGTAAGGCATTTCACGTCTGCCTTCTATTGTGCGTTGGGTATGTAACGTATTGTATTGTATCGTATTAGTCGTCGTGATTCCAATGCAATGTTTTGACAATGCGCTGGACATGGTTGTTTCAGTGTTGTAAGTATATATCAACCGATAAGTTGCGGGCTCTAACCCCACCTCACCTACCTCGGTTTGGGGAATTCGGTTAGTATCATTAGCTTTCACATAAACAGTGCGACTCAAAGTCGAGTTTATAAGCCTGTGCTTAATAAATGGTTTACACTACATACTTCATATGCTTAGTTTAAGGAGGTCTTCGTGTGTCTGATGGCTTATCCAGCAGCCTGATAGTATgctttatgtatttaaatgttGATGCTCATTAGTTTCTTAGTCTAAATTTAACGGAATTTTATGCGAACTGGCTTGAGCATCGATAAAGATGGTGGGATATATCTATTTTGGAAGTGTGTAAATGCTTTAATCCATCGAATAAAGATCAGACTGGAGTTTGTCTACGAGGACAGTTTGTTGTATGTCACCAACAAAGAACAGGTGCTTAGCACAGTGTTTCTTGACTGATGTGTCGGTTTCATGTTCGGGTGTTGACTGTGAGGTGATCTCTTCAGGATAAATTGTCAAATGGGTTTCCAGCACTGAACGTAACGAAGTATCATAGATATATAGAGATTGCATGTATAAATGTCGTGACAAGTCAGTGATCACAATGGTGGATTGGGTAGGGTCTATTGTGTTGGGATAAATTGGTTGTTTCGACGATGCACATCGGTATTAGGTGTCGATTGGAAAGATAGATGGTGTCTAGAAGGTTTACTTTTGTTCATCTTTTATTTGTCGTTAATGTTTCTATTACGCAGTTGCAGCACCAGTCGCCTAAGTATGAAATAGTAGACTGCGCAAAATTGTTTCTCGGCTACTAGGGTTTCCATTGTTTGTGTTCTATGTGATATCTTTGGTTTGGTAAGTGTAAGCTTGACTCACGTATCCGGATTGTGTAGTCGTGTACTGGTTGCGAACAGTTTTGTTAGATTTAGAAATGTGGTTGGAGTTTACCTCGGTTACTATATTCGTGCACGTTAGATTGAAGGTGTGATTTCTTTaactttatttgttattttttttgtCATGGATTATGgctgttgttttgtttttgtgatGCGTCTTTGTATCCGAAAATTTGCTAGTTTTTGCGGAAATGTGTTGGCATGATTGTTGTTGACAAGCGCCTGTTGATATTTTTTTGCTCACGTTTTAGAACGTATTATGAAAAATCTCAGAACTCATCTTCATATGAGTTACTGGTTTTTGGAATATTGAACACTCAAGTATTGTTGGTTACTATTTCGAAAATGGTTACTATTGctcttttgttttattgataCCTGAATCTTGATTACTTCTTTCCGTTTAATATCTGCTATTTGAATTATCCTCCGGAAGGCCATTTTACCTAATATTCAATTTGCTGTGTTTCTCTCCTGCGTTACTTTTTTTGTATCGCACAAGGATTCAGGGTTTTTATGATGAATTCTTATTTGAACAAAGGATTGTTTCTGTAGGTTAGTAATCACTTGACCCATGAATGTATAACCAAACTATTTGTTAATATGAAATGCCGCACAGCCAGTCTTATAGTGCCAAAATATAACCCATGGATGTTATTTAGTTTAAAACTATCGAAGCTTTCAGTGGTAGAAGCAATATTTTTAAGTTTTAACGTGGAAGTGTAAGTGACATTGAAGAATTATTTAGGAAATGGCAACATTATTGACAAACActcaatttttatttacagttaAAAATCTACATATCAGTCATCTGCTTCTTGTGTGTTTAGATAAAATATGTGAAAGCATATTTTCATTTAGCGTTTAAAATGGTTTGTACGATCGTATTTTTATAAGCTATCAAGTTATATATAGAAACGAAATTTATCCTCGAATAGCTGTTCTTGATGCAAAATACAAGCTTGGTGCATTGATCATAGCAATATTTCTGATGATTGGATGACCTCTTTATATAGCTCTAATGTATATATGAAGTCACTCAATCAAGATAATAGAATGGAAGCATCTCTAATGATTAAGtattaaataaagtaaataatgtTTAGATCTGCACTGTATAGCGTAGTTAGTCTTTATTTCAAGGTTAAACTCCACAAAATCTGCCTTTTAACAAATGGAAAATTCTTTTATTGCAATaagttttatttgaatcttgtAACCTAATGAATAATTCAGGTACTATTAAAATCTATGTATATACTTTACAGcattatgaatagtttagaaAATGTAATAAGGCTCTACCTAATAGTGTACTACAAAAAAGTTGCCCTCGTACAGCAAGTTTATAAAGTAAGATCAGACTACGGGcaacataaaaatatatatatatttttttttggaaaaatatttttcaataaattcttttttctttttgtaagtAGGAATGACCTTATAGCttgttcaataaaaataattttactgtACATTAATTTTATATACTGCAACACGTATATTGTACCATAAATATCATTGACATTGAAAtgtttatgtatataaatatttatatctaTTATAAAATACGCCGATGTATCAGGAAGAAATCTACTCATACGATGATGATGACCATGGTAAAACTATAAATGAAGAAACAACATTGAAACGATAGCAAGTATTTATATCTCAGAATAATGTTAGATATATACtatgttgtttatttatgtgCTAATATGTTTCAACGATACATAGATCCTAGTCTTCTTATACTAGATATAACATTAAGAACGAAAATATTAATTcttttattataaacaaatgttCATATGTTAATTCATAAAACATACACTTTATAGAAATGAATTAGGCTCTGGTTCATCTTGTGCATTACTTTCATCAACTGAAATCACATCAAAATCACTCTCTCTATATATAAGTGGACAGTAAACATGTGAAAATGTCAAACCAACACCATGTGAATCAGAATCAATTATTGAATGAGTACAAGTTTTTGAATTTGTTATCGCACTATTACTGTTCTTACTAGTACTACTATTAgtactattactaatattatcattacttttattataataatctttattattattattactattgcgcAACATATTAAGATTTACACAATGTATAGTATTTTGTTTTGCATTATTAATCATATCTTCTTTACGCTTATCATAATTCTGAACATATTGCTCATGTTGTAAATCGTTGtttaaattatctttatttgttattaattgatttgaataaattgaatGTGATTGTGATGTTGTAATTTGTTTAGTATTTTGAgaattctgattattattattattattagttaattgAAATATCCAATTTTTTATCACTGAATCATGTGAATAATAAGCACGAAAAGTTTTGTAAATACATGATGGAttatttaaatcatattttatttctgtttgaCAATTTGTTGGTTGTATAGAATTAATTGATAGGTCATTATTTTTAGTGATTAAAGAGGATTGTTGAAATTGAGTTTCTATAGGTTTATAAAGCAGATTATTATCTGTATTGACAGGATTTGATATGACTAAATAGTTTGATACGTCATTAATAGAAGGTACTGAGGAATAATTCATTTTGATATAATCAATAGTATTTTctgatttaataattgaattgattttatttatacatTGAGGGGAATGATAAATAGTTGTTGATAATAGatcttttttcatttcatttaattgtagAAAATCTTTATTTTTCCATTTTGAACTAGTGCATAAATCAACTGGAGCTGAAACAGCTTCAGAAGATAAATCTGTATTATCAATTGATATTAGTCGTTTTGTAGGATTACAAAATAGCGTAGATGAACGTCTTCTTTTACACATACgataataaagattattatgAGGTAGAGATATTGATTTATGTTGATTTGTGAATGATAATTTAGATTTTGACTGATCATAagaatgatttattgatttgttttgttttaataaacactttttCCGAAATTGTTTACTAATAGGGCATATTAATAGGAA
The genomic region above belongs to Schistosoma haematobium chromosome 2, whole genome shotgun sequence and contains:
- a CDS encoding hypothetical protein (EggNog:ENOG410K4V1); protein product: MSQIGSAYQNKLRMQSPNTLPSKQKSEILYNTNHSTYTTEYQETFNEDKKLPKKDSIETVENVVEQQQHREQQTTVGNFKWYEKLSNCCNLSVLKQHIRNSLTNTPTPKSLCILHKLHHSHLDRSIGRCSLNKCIQLYACRNCNFKHSLVFITFFSILLNLPLFFVQKVVRKNNPIKKSAIKQMENNKTSEWLHTISNHFNNLTSTDNQYNQGQLQVFTGLTEFGNSDFYKIFSWTRIMLIQVLPLLFLCFVNFCLLRFIHIANKRRQRYLLPDLSNKKTGRFKLHKANLRSTKVNKASSAKWQAAQRKLTILLIVIICLFIAGQIPQAFAYITIFEAFNRHFGNVCKRWRCCPPYLIYRSIAHMLGLFTYSTNFFVYLTLNKHFKQQLNIWFLLICPISKQFRKKCLLKQNKSINHSYDQSKSKLSFTNQHKSISLPHNNLYYRMCKRRRSSTLFCNPTKRLISIDNTDLSSEAVSAPVDLCTSSKWKNKDFLQLNEMKKDLLSTTIYHSPQCINKINSIIKSENTIDYIKMNYSSVPSINDVSNYLVISNPVNTDNNLLYKPIETQFQQSSLITKNNDLSINSIQPTNCQTEIKYDLNNPSCIYKTFRAYYSHDSVIKNWIFQLTNNNNNNQNSQNTKQITTSQSHSIYSNQLITNKDNLNNDLQHEQYVQNYDKRKEDMINNAKQNTIHCVNLNMLRNSNNNNKDYYNKSNDNISNSTNSSTSKNSNSAITNSKTCTHSIIDSDSHGVGLTFSHVYCPLIYRESDFDVISVDESNAQDEPEPNSFL